A window from Kluyveromyces lactis strain NRRL Y-1140 chromosome E complete sequence encodes these proteins:
- the ESF1 gene encoding pre-rRNA-processing protein ESF1 (similar to uniprot|Q06344 YDR365C Saccharomyces cerevisiae ESF1 Nucleolar protein involved in pre-rRNA processing) has translation MNSKGEKKEKITEDPRFSGIHNDPKFRSTKSKNFKIKLDDRFSKQDLEVRRKAKVDKYGRKIVDANKDVKDFDRYFTKEKPEDKEDESNSSESSDDQEAEAAVHAKSVDRARGEPPADYVSSSDEESSSESEEESGDSDIESEEIELEESKPASGNATNTLAVVNLDWDHVKSADLFVTFKSFVPKGGEIQKIAIYPSEFGKERMQREEIEGPPKELFQSKKSKKNDKDDDEINVESIYEEGDAEDYDSKALRRYQLERLRYYYAVVYCSDIRTAESIYQNCDGTEYESTANVFDLRYVPDGMEMDDDPRDECTSLPKNYKPAQFSTDALQHSKVKLTWDETPADRVEISKRAFTQKEIEEMDFKAYLASDSEESEVEHDDQVKNKLKALVMDSVKVGQKSLFDQKEDEDDNEADMEITFTPGLDESGQQDTNDNEEESTIDKIRRKEKERRKKRKDRVKELKKESEAKLKENLKKKKDTSHSIDDDKKKGELELLMLDENEGESTINNKAHFNMNEILKSEKEKSKKAKYQNKEKIVDDEFTPDVNDPRFKEVFEDHDFAIDPTQPEFKKTPAMEKILKERTVRSSKKSRGKKRNHEIANTEHSKDINKIGGLVEKLKAKNKRTKH, from the coding sequence TTAAGATCAAATTGGATGATAGATTCAGTAAACAAGATCTAGAAGTCAGACGTAAAGCAAAAGTTGATAAATATGGTAGAAAAATTGTGGATGCTAACAAGGATGTAAAGGATTTTGATCGTTATTTTACCAAGGAAAAGCCGGAGGACAAGGAGGATGAGTCTAATTCATCCGAAAGCAGCGATGATCAAGAAGCTGAAGCTGCTGTTCATGCAAAATCTGTTGATAGAGCTCGTGGTGAACCTCCTGCTGATTacgtttcttcttctgatgaagaGTCCTCCTCTGAAtccgaagaagaatctgGGGACAGTGACATTGAATCAGAAGAAATCGAACTAGAAGAGTCCAAACCTGCTAGTGGAAATGCCACAAATACGTTGGCTGTAGTGAACCTGGATTGGGATCATGTCAAATCTGCTGATTTGTTTGTCACATTTAAGTCTTTCGTGCCTAAGGGAGGAGagattcaaaaaattgcCATATATCCAAGTGAATTTGGTAAAGAAAGGATGCAACGTGAAGAGATCGAAGGTCCtccaaaagaattattccagtcaaagaaatccaagaagaatgataaagatgatgatgagattAATGTCGAATCAATTTATGAGGAAGGAGACGCAGAGGACTATGATTCTAAAGCACTTCGTCGTTACCAATTGGAACGTCTAAGATACTATTATGCCGTGGTTTACTGCAGCGACATTAGGACAGCCGAATCAATCTATCAAAACTGTGATGGCACAGAATATGAATCTACAGCCAATGTCTTTGATTTAAGGTATGTGCCTGATGGTATGGAAATGGATGATGATCCTCGTGATGAATGTACCTCGCTTCCAAAAAATTACAAGCCGGCACAATTCAGTACAGATGCCCTTCAGCATTCCAAGGTAAAGCTTACATGGGATGAAACTCCTGCAGACCGTGTGGAAATATCTAAAAGAGCATTCActcaaaaagaaattgaagaaatggacTTTAAAGCTTATTTAGCCTCCGATAGTGAAGAATCTGAAGTTGAGCATGATGATCAAGTTAAAAATAAACTCAAGGCTTTAGTAATGGATTCCGTAAAAGTGGGGCAAAAGTCACTATTTGATCaaaaggaagatgaagacgataATGAGGCTGATATGGAAATAACTTTCACTCCAGGCCTGGATGAGTCTGGCCAACAAGATACCAATGATAACGAAGAGGAAAGCACCATTGATAAGATTAGACgtaaagaaaaagaaagacgtaagaagagaaaggaCAGAGTCAAGGAGCTTAAGAAGGAATCAGAAGCCAAATTAAAGGAGAACCttaagaagaagaaagatacTTCTCACAGCATCGATGACGATAAGAAAAAGGGAGAGTTAGAGCTCTTAATGCTAGATGAAAATGAGGGTGAATCAACAATTAACAACAAGGCACACTTCAACATGAATGAGATTCTCAAATCTGAGAAGGAAAAATCCAAAAAGGCCAAGTATCAAAACAAGGAGAAGATTGTGGATGATGAATTCACTCCAGACGTTAATGATCCAAGATTTAAAGAGGTCTTTGAAGATCACGATTTCGCGATTGATCCTACTCAACCAGAGTTCAAGAAGACACCAGCTATGGAGAAGATTTTAAAGGAACGTACAGTACGTTCAAGCAAAAAATCTAGGGGCAAAAAGCGTAACCACGAAATTGCAAATACTGAACATAGTAAAGACATAAATAAGATCGGCGGTTTAGTTGAAAAACTTAAGgccaagaacaaaagaacaaaacaCTAA
- the CDC40 gene encoding Cdc40p (similar to uniprot|P40968 Saccharomyces cerevisiae YDR364C CDC40 Pre-mRNA splicing factor important for catalytic step II of pre-mRNA splicing and plays a role in cell cycle progression required for DNA synthesis during mitosis and meiosis has WD repeats), with protein sequence MGLVQGYESESSDDGSSVAVPKRSLKTSKAELKSKRLRRNGKGPWAKWQGSSDDEIEQLSKDSNASNSLDLGGDEDAVASQSLERTKFVGSTEKDYLGRCILHPPVDIPLEFKKEPLSFRCFLPKTKIAEYYGHKNGTTSLRFIPKTGHLLLSGGNDNIIKLWDFYHERELLRTYEGHSMTIKDLNFTDNGHSFASASFDKWVKIWNTEKGIIDKRLRFNSVPNCITFHPKDKNQLVVGLSNSEIRHYDLRLSENHGEVQKYDHHQGSILALKYFPDGKKLISSSEDKTVRIWENRINIPIKQISGTAQHSMPWIDINPQGQSFCTQSMDNTIYTYSMLPKYKRHPNKTFKGHNTTGYGIHFAFSPDGQYIASGDSKGQTFIWDWKTTKLLKKFKPFSNNLPVTCIEWNPQETSKLCCAGNTGKIAILD encoded by the coding sequence ATGGGGCTGGTACAGGGTTATGAAAGTGAGAGTAGTGATGATGGCTCATCTGTAGCTGTGCCTAAGAGATCGTTAAAAACATCAAAGGCTGAATTGAAGTCCAAAAGACTTAGGAGGAACGGGAAAGGACCATGGGCAAAATGGCAAGGATCTAGTGACGATGAGATCGAACAATTATCAAAGGATTCAAATGCTTCTAATTCCTTAGATTTAGGTGGTGATGAGGATGCAGTGGCATCACAATCACTTGAAAGAACGAAATTTGTAGGCAGTACTGAAAAAGACTATCTGGGAAGATGCATTTTACACCCCCCAGTAGATATTCCATtagaattcaagaaagaaccACTATCATTCAGGTGCTTCCTTCCGAAAACCAAGATAGCAGAATACTATGGGCATAAGAATGGTACTACATCATTACGATTCATACCGAAAACAGGACATCTCTTACTTTCAGGCGGTAACGACAACATAATAAAACTATGGGACTTTTATCATGAGAGAGAACTATTAAGAACGTATGAAGGTCACTCTATGACTATAAAGGATTTGAACTTTACAGATAATGGACATTCTTTTGCCAGTGCATCATTTGATAAATGGGTTAAGATCTGGAACACCGAAAAAGGTATAATTGATAAAAGATTGCGTTTCAACTCTGTACCGAACTGTATTACATTCCACCCAAAAGACAAGAACCAACTAGTGGTAGGATTATCCAACTCCGAAATACGGCACTATGACTTGAGGCTATCAGAAAACCATGGGGAAGTACAGAAATATGATCATCATCAGGGTTCTATTTTGGCACTAAAGTACTTCCCTGATGGTAAGAAGTTAATCTCGTCGTCAGAAGATAAAACGGTCAGAATTTGGGAGAACCGAATCAATATTCCTATTAAACAAATCAGTGGCACAGCACAACATTCTATGCCATGGATCGATATTAATCCACAGGGTCAGTCTTTCTGTACACAAAGTATGGACAACACCATCTATACGTACTCAATGTTACCAAAGTATAAAAGACACCCAAACAAGACATTCAAAGGTCATAATACTACAGGTTATGGTATTCATTTTGCATTTTCTCCTGATGGCCAATACATTGCATCTGGAGACTCTAAAGGTCAGACGTTCATCTGGGATTGGAAAACTACCAAATTGTTAAAGAAATTTAAgccattttcaaataacCTGCCAGTAACCTGTATTGAATGGAATCCTCAAGAGACAAGTAAGTTATGTTGCGCTGGTAATACCGGAAAAATTGCCATTCTGGACTAA